The Paenibacillus sp. G2S3 region CTGACTACAGACAATTGATTCTCTAGCTCCACGCCTCCAGATAGCTCTACAATTTTCTTCTCTGCTTTACTCTCATCAATAAAGATTAAAGAGCGTTCATAAGAGGATACGGTACCTTGCTGCAATTCCAGATTAATTACACCATACTGCAGCTGCGAATTACTCATAATCGGATAGGAGCCATACGGATAGGAGCCGTAATATTGTTGAAAAGAGACCTTTCTCTCCTGTCTCCCCTCCTCGGTAGCTTCAAGACGATAGGTTCCGTTCCATCCACCATGTTGGTTCACAAATTCTACAGCTTCAAGCGCATCCTTGGCAGGTGTACTGTCTCCGGCTGGAAGTGCGGCAGGATCGCTATAGCTCATCCAATTCCGTTCCTTATCGACCTGAAGACTCCGTTTGCTGTCCGTATAGATCTCCGAGCCATTTTTCTCGCGAATATATCTAGTACTTCCAACATCGAAGAAAAGATTGTTCTGCATTTGTTCTATGGTATACATGCCTGAAGGCATCTCAACCTGAACCAGAGAAATCTTACTGTCTGGCAAATAATAATCTCCGTCTACTGACTTGTAAGGCGTCCAGTTCTTACCGAAATCCACATGCTGCTGCACGTCTTGCACGGTTAAATCCGCTTTTGCCGCTTCATATATGATGTCGCCTCTTGTACTAAAGAAAATAGCATGCGCTTTGGAGTCATTCTTAATATTATAGATCCAAATGCGATCGATGCTTTCTCCTTCAAATAGGGAATCGGGCGACAGCTGCATAACCCGCTGAAGTAACGTTACCGGAATGCCGGATCCGAACGAAAGCTCAATACCCGGATTCTCATTGCGAATCTTATCCCAATCATAATCCTGTACCGAGTGCCGCTGGAAGCTTTCAAACCCGCGCCCTTTTAACCGATTCATAATTAAGCTATAGAACGTTGAGTCTGGATAAAAAAGCGTATGCTTGTTGTCGCCCATATGGATGATCATTTTGTCAGGGTATAGCAGGTTCTCAACCTTTTCCTCCGGTCCCATATTGTCTGTCTTCACATATAGATTCTCGGAGAGTACCGCTGAGTCTGCACCAGGCAAGCGATAAATCAAATAGTAACTCTCAACAAGGCTTCCCAGCACGAGCAAGGCTAGAATCCATGACTTCAATCTCTCCTTCATGCCTCACTCCCCCTTTGCTCATTCAGAGGTAGCGTAAAGGTTACCTTAGAGCCTTCATTAAGCTCAGATTGCAGGGAAATAGAGCCTCCATGGGCTTTGACAATTTCCCGGGCAATGGAAAGGCCAAGTCCGGTGCCTCCCATATTCCGTGAACGCGCCTTATCCACCCGATAAAAACGTTCAAAGATCCGCTCGATGTCTTTTTTCGGAATACCAATCCCGGAATCACGTACAGAAATGGAGAGCATTCCATCCTCACTTTTCAAGGCTTCCAATTCAATCGTACCGCCTTCTGGCGTATATTTTAATGCATTGGAGACCAAATTCCCCAAGACCTGATCGATTTGATCACGATCGAGCCATGCTGTGCTTACATCCCTACGGACCCTTGTACTAATGTCGATCCGCTTCTGCCGAATCTGAAAAGAAAAGCGGTCTGCTACATCCTCTAGCATTTCAGTAATATCCGTCTGCTGAATTCTGAGAAGTGCCTCCTTGGAATCCAGACGCGACAGATGCAGTAGATCCGTAACCAGACGAATCATACGCTCGGTTTCGTTACGAATAACCCCAACAAAACGAACCGCTAACTGCGGATCCTCAAGCGCTCCATCATCGAGTGCTTCCACATAGCTCTTAATCGTTGTAAGTGGTGTTCTTAGTTCATGTGAAACGTTCGCCACGAACTCTCGGCGTGATTCCTCCAGGTTCTCTTGCTCAGTTACATCCTGCAGTACAGCAATCGTACCGGCAATGCCGCCTTCACGGCGATGAATCGGAGTAAACGTCACTCTCACGATATTAGAATCTTCTCCACCCATATGTGTCAGATGAAGCATTGCAGACTGGGCATTTCCTTTAGCCAAGGAACCACTCTGCTCATAATCGAGACCGAGCAATTTGTCCAGTGGAGCACCCTCCGGCAATGGACCTTCTGTTCCCAGCATAAGTGCTGCTCGAAGGTTCATCAGAATGACTACACCATTCTCATCCGTGGCTACAACACCGTCGCTCATGTTCGTCAGAATGGAGGTGAGCTTCTCCTTCTCTTCCTCATTCTGCGAGAGCGCCTCACGCAATCTGCCGGTCATATAATTAAATGCCTGACTGAGTTGTCCAATTTCATCGTTGCCTAGTACGGGCATTTTTCGATTGAACCGGCCCTCAGCAACAGCTGTTGCATGCCTAGTCATTTCTTTAATCGGCTGCGTAATGGTATGTGCAAGAATAACACATAGGACAACTGTCAGTCCCAAGGCTAACAGCAAACCAGAGATGAATACACTGTTGATCCTGCCCATGGTGGCATATAAATCTTTCATGTCAGCAGCAATATAGATTGCTCCTACTACCTTGTCACCAGAAAGTACCGGCTTGGCCACAACCTTTTTACGCACATTATCATCGGCAATAATATATTCTTCATTATCGCTGATCCCCTGCAAGGCACGATTCACTACGGTCTGAGTGTTACGCTGTCCCACATAGTCGTTCTGCGAGGGCACGGAGGTGGTGATGATTTTGCCGCTAGCATCAAGGACTTGAATCTCGGCCCCGTTAATGTAGAGATTATTGACCATACCTCGCAGACTTTCTACAGCCGTTTCCTCGTCCGCGGTACCAGCCTCACTGCCAAATTTATCAGCAGTCAAGATGGACAGCATCTCCGCACGTGCTTTAAGATCCTTCGTGAAGTTATCCGTTAACGAGTTCTTCATCGAGCTGACAAAATAGACTCCAATTAACTGCATAGCTATCAGAATCAGCAGCACATAAATAATAATAAGCTTGGCCTGAATTGTCCGGAAAAAGGACCACCACTTCATCACAGTCCTCCGCTTTTAGGGCTATGCATCAAATAGCCAAGTCCGCGCCGAGTATAAATATATTCCGGCTTGCTGGGATTCTCCTCAATTTTCTCTCTTAGACGACGGATCGTCACGTCTACGGTCCGCACATCACCGAAATACTCGAATCCCCACACAGCCTGCAGTAAATGCTCCCGGGTCATTACCTTACCCGCATGTTTGATCATATAGTAGAGCAACTCATATTCACGATGCGTCAAATCAAGCGGTTCCCCGCCTTTATATACCAGATACATATCCGTATCAATAAACAAATCAAAATGATAAATGCCCTGCTTGTTCTCTGCAGGCTCACTCGTCACTCCTGCCTGTGACGGTTTGTGCTGTCTCCGCATTTGGGCTTTAACTCTGGCGAGCAGCTCACGTGTACTAAATGGTTTGGTCACATAGTCATCCGCGCCAAGCTCTAGGCCAAGCACCTTATCAATCTCTCCGTCTTTGGCAGTAAGCATAATGATAGGAATGTCCAAGTGTGCAGAACGAACCTCACGGCAAACATCCATCCCGTCCTTGCCAGGTAGCATAAGATCAAGCAGCATAAGATCAGGCTTTTTGGACAATGCCAGTTCCACTGCGCTGTTACCATCAAAAGCACAAATAACCTCGTAGCCTTCTTTTTCTAGATTAAACTTCAATATATCAGCAATAGGCTGTTCATCGTCTACTACCAGAATCGTTCCCATCTGCATGTCTCAGCTTCACCTTCCTATCCCTACTTAAAGATCATTCCTTTATTTTAACATACCTGTCTTACCGTCACATCCTACGAAATAAGGAATCGGCTTTCCCAGCAAAAAGAAACAGCTATATCGTCATTCATATATCAAAAACAAAATAAAAACCGCTCGAATTTGAAGTGACCCCTTAAAGTTAGACAGGTATATAATTAAGCGACTTGTTGGGCCTGAGTTCGGTACTGTACCGGACTCAGGCCTTTTAGTTTTGCCTTAATTCGCTTGTTGTTGTAATAATCGATGTATTTTGATAGCTCTTGTTTGAAATGTGTGATACTTTCGAATTCCTTTAAATATAGAAATTCAGATTTCATGATACCAAAGAAGTTCTCAATGACGGCGTTGTCGTAGCAATTACCTTTACGGGACATACTTTGCTTGATATCGCGTTCTTCAAGGGCATGACGATACTGCTTCATCTGATAGTGCCAGCCTTGGTCAGAATGAATAAGGAGGTTATCTTCATCGGTTAATCGACGGAATGCTTGATCTAACATCGTTGAAACAAGCGAGTAGACCGGTCTTGAACCGATTGTATACGTAATAATCTCACCATTATATAGATCTAGGATTGGAGATAAGTACAGCTTTTCTCCAAATAATTTAAACTCTGTAAT contains the following coding sequences:
- the yycH gene encoding two-component system activity regulator YycH, whose protein sequence is MKERLKSWILALLVLGSLVESYYLIYRLPGADSAVLSENLYVKTDNMGPEEKVENLLYPDKMIIHMGDNKHTLFYPDSTFYSLIMNRLKGRGFESFQRHSVQDYDWDKIRNENPGIELSFGSGIPVTLLQRVMQLSPDSLFEGESIDRIWIYNIKNDSKAHAIFFSTRGDIIYEAAKADLTVQDVQQHVDFGKNWTPYKSVDGDYYLPDSKISLVQVEMPSGMYTIEQMQNNLFFDVGSTRYIREKNGSEIYTDSKRSLQVDKERNWMSYSDPAALPAGDSTPAKDALEAVEFVNQHGGWNGTYRLEATEEGRQERKVSFQQYYGSYPYGSYPIMSNSQLQYGVINLELQQGTVSSYERSLIFIDESKAEKKIVELSGGVELENQLSVVSKTSGVKDLTPAYVPVVKEDKLQLLPVWKVTLIDGSVLTLN
- the walK gene encoding cell wall metabolism sensor histidine kinase WalK; translated protein: MKWWSFFRTIQAKLIIIYVLLILIAMQLIGVYFVSSMKNSLTDNFTKDLKARAEMLSILTADKFGSEAGTADEETAVESLRGMVNNLYINGAEIQVLDASGKIITTSVPSQNDYVGQRNTQTVVNRALQGISDNEEYIIADDNVRKKVVAKPVLSGDKVVGAIYIAADMKDLYATMGRINSVFISGLLLALGLTVVLCVILAHTITQPIKEMTRHATAVAEGRFNRKMPVLGNDEIGQLSQAFNYMTGRLREALSQNEEEKEKLTSILTNMSDGVVATDENGVVILMNLRAALMLGTEGPLPEGAPLDKLLGLDYEQSGSLAKGNAQSAMLHLTHMGGEDSNIVRVTFTPIHRREGGIAGTIAVLQDVTEQENLEESRREFVANVSHELRTPLTTIKSYVEALDDGALEDPQLAVRFVGVIRNETERMIRLVTDLLHLSRLDSKEALLRIQQTDITEMLEDVADRFSFQIRQKRIDISTRVRRDVSTAWLDRDQIDQVLGNLVSNALKYTPEGGTIELEALKSEDGMLSISVRDSGIGIPKKDIERIFERFYRVDKARSRNMGGTGLGLSIAREIVKAHGGSISLQSELNEGSKVTFTLPLNEQRGSEA
- the yycF gene encoding response regulator YycF, with the protein product MQMGTILVVDDEQPIADILKFNLEKEGYEVICAFDGNSAVELALSKKPDLMLLDLMLPGKDGMDVCREVRSAHLDIPIIMLTAKDGEIDKVLGLELGADDYVTKPFSTRELLARVKAQMRRQHKPSQAGVTSEPAENKQGIYHFDLFIDTDMYLVYKGGEPLDLTHREYELLYYMIKHAGKVMTREHLLQAVWGFEYFGDVRTVDVTIRRLREKIEENPSKPEYIYTRRGLGYLMHSPKSGGL